One genomic region from Equus asinus isolate D_3611 breed Donkey chromosome 8, EquAss-T2T_v2, whole genome shotgun sequence encodes:
- the TUBB2A gene encoding tubulin beta-2A chain — MREIVHIQAGQCGNQIGAKFWEVISDEHGIDPTGSYHGDSDLQLERINVYYNEAAGNKYVPRAILVDLEPGTMDSVRSGPFGQIFRPDNFVFGQSGAGNNWAKGHYTEGAELVDSVLDVVRKESESCDCLQGFQLTHSLGGGTGSGMGTLLISKIREEYPDRIMNTFSVMPSPKVSDTVVEPYNATLSVHQLVENTDETYSIDNEALYDICFRTLKLTTPTYGDLNHLVSATMSGVTTCLRFPGQLNADLRKLAVNMVPFPRLHFFMPGFAPLTSRGSQQYRALTVPELTQQMFDSKNMMAACDPRHGRYLTVAAIFRGRMSMKEVDEQMLNVQNKNSSYFVEWIPNNVKTAVCDIPPRGLKMSATFIGNSTAIQELFKRISEQFTAMFRRKAFLHWYTGEGMDEMEFTEAESNMNDLVSEYQQYQDATADEQGEFEEEEGEDEA; from the exons ttttggGAGGTCATCAGCGATGAGCATGGGATCGACCCCACTGGCAGTTACCATGGAGACAGTGACTTGCAGCTGGAGAGAATCAATGTGTACTACAACGAAGCCGCTG GTAACAAGTACGTCCCTCGGGCCATCCTGGTGGATCTGGAGCCGGGCACCATGGACTCGGTCAGGTCTGGACCATTCGGCCAGATCTTCAGGCCAGACAACTTTGTGTTCG GCCAGAGTGGTGCCGGAAACAACTGGGCCAAGGGCCACTACACAGAGGGAGCCGAACTGGTGGACTCGGTCCTGGACGTGGTGAGGAAGGAGTCAGAAAGCTGTGACTGTCTGCAGGGCTTCCAGCTGACCCACTCACTGGGGGGTGGCACTGGGTCCGGGATGGGCACGCTCCTCATCAGCAAGATCCGGGAGGAGTACCCAGACCGCATCATGAACACCTTCAGCGTGATGCCCTCACCCAAGGTGTCAGACACGGTGGTCGAGCCCTACAATGCCACCCTCTCTGTCCACCAGCTGGTGGAAAACACAGATGAGACCTACTCCATTGACAACGAGGCCCTGTATGACATCTGCTTCCGCACCCTGAAACTGACCACCCCCACGTACGGAGACCTCAACCACCTGGTGTCGGCCACCATGAGCGGCGTCACCACCTGCCTGCGCTTCCCAGGCCAGCTGAACGCAGACCTGCGCAAACTGGCCGTGAACATGGTGCCCTTCCCCCGCCTGCACTTCTTCATGCCCGGCTTCGCCCCGCTGACCAGCCGCGGCAGCCAGCAGTACCGGGCCCTGACGGTGCCCGAGCTCACCCAGCAGATGTTCGACTCCAAGAACATGATGGCCGCCTGCGACCCCCGCCACGGCCGCTACCTGACCGTGGCTGCCATCTTCCGAGGCCGCATGTCCATGAAGGAGGTGGACGAGCAGATGCTCAACGTGCAGAACAAGAACAGCAGCTACTTCGTGGAGTGGATCCCCAACAACGTGAAGACGGCCGTGTGCGACATCCCGCCGCGCGGCCTGAAGATGTCCGCCACCTTCATCGGCAACAGCACGGCCATCCAGGAGCTGTTCAAGCGCATCTCGGAGCAGTTCACGGCCATGTTCCGGCGCAAGGCCTTCCTGCACTGGTACACGGGCGAGGGCATGGATGAGATGGAGTTCACCGAGGCCGAGAGCAACATGAACGACCTGGTGTCCGAGTACCAGCAGTACCAGGACGCCACAGCCGACGAACAAGGGGagtttgaggaggaggagggcgagGATGAGGCTTAA